The Carassius carassius chromosome 37, fCarCar2.1, whole genome shotgun sequence genomic sequence atagatagatagatagatagatagatagatagatagatagatagatagatagatagatagatagatagatagatagatagatagatagatagatagatagatagatagatagatagatagatagatagatagatagatgagcctgtcctccaataaAAAACGACAGATATATACATAGACAGATAGTAACAGACAGATaaatacagacagatatatagacagacagacagacagacagacagatagatagatagatagatagatagatagatagatagatagatagatagatagatagatagatagatagatagatagatagatagatagatagatagtaacaGACGGATAAatacaaacagacaaacagacagacagacagacagacagatagatagatagatagatagatagatagatagatagatagatagatagatagatagatagatagatagatagatgagcctgtcctccaataaAAAACGACAGATATATACATAGACAGATAGTAACAGACAGataaatacagacagacagacatatatatatatagatagatagatagtaacagacagataaatacagacagatatatagacagacagatagatagatagatagatagacagacagacagacagacagacagacagaaagacagacagacagacagacagatagatagatagatagatagatagatagatagatagatagatagatagatagatagatagatagatagatagatagatagatagatagatagatagatagatagatagatagatagatagatagatagatgagcctgtcctccaataaaaaacgaccatataggtcgtttgtacaagcaccttattacgacccatatttacgttttaaagttaagcgccatctagcgggcgtaaaaataatgaaagtatcgcgttgcgtctgtcgtcatgaaatgacgtatcacgtcattaccaatcaaaatgcacgtttatttaaatgcaatgtgtgggctttttacaccgatctcacagtatttcctacatattttactaggttgcttattcgttcgaatgaccacacctaacctcacccctaaacctaaccctcacagaaatcatgctaaattgtgatttattgagcatatacattttcgtaaaCGTCctttccctgggatcgaacccatgaaagcatgattacatatcaaggtacagcgcaataatctaccaactaagctacacgaaacacaaaccagagtgcaaataaaagaatacaaaacattaatatgaaaacgacgttttgccgataggggtgcaattgtaggatacgctctgatgtgtcgtatttcagggatttggacaaacgacctatacgagcgtattggttggaggacaggttgggagcagatagatagatagatagatagatagatagatagatagatagatagatagatagatagatagatagatagatagatagatagatagatagatagatagatagatagatagatagatagatagatagatagatagatagatagatagtaacaGACGGataaatacagacagacagacagacagacagatagatagatagatagatagatagatagatagatagatagatagatagatagatagatagatagatagatagatagatagacagacagacagacagtctgtctgtctgtctgtctagataaatgtagtttaaaaaataaGTGCCAAATTAGGAGGAAATCATAAACAAACGGGATACTCCACCCACAAATGATAAGTTGTTTATTCACCCTCACAGCctcaaataatattttctttcagTTGTGGAACAAATGCTGTATGATTGTCTTTTTGTGTTGTGtaccagaaaaaaaatgcatgcaggttttggaacaacataaagatGAGTTAGAAAGATAGAAAATGAAgttagaaaatgtttaatttttattattttgatggcCACAGCGCTGACATTTTTAGAGTCATTaaatcaaaataagtaaaaaaataaaataataataataattcaaaattgcTTGAAAACAATGTCTGAATTATTAATCATGATTTCAGAAAAAGATCTTAAGcatacacttttattttattttacatttttatgttacattttaaatattaggaCTTTTAAATCACCTTGGAGTTTCAAGATATTCCATTTGACTATCTCaattaattttgcatttttgttttaaatacagtaggtCATAATATAAGTGTTAAAACGTGTTGATAACCTTAGGGGCTCACTGAGTTAGACGTGATATACTGGcattaaataaaaagattataGGATGATTCTCCTGGTTTCAGAACTATGGACAGCGCCGATACATTATCCTGGCTTTTTGTATCAGATCACGCGCAAGTTACCAACACGTTTTGGAAAGGGGTGAAAAAAAGCAGCATCACATTATCCTGCCTTGTAGCGTCAAAATTGATAACATTATCTGTTATAAAGCgtgaacaaacaataaaacataaaacagatTTCTAAATCAACAACATATTTCTAAATCTGCTTCTAACCAATTAGGCTACTGTGTTTTGCCAACACCCGTCACACGTCTGAACAAACAATTATTATCAAAACTACTCCTTTCCCTAAATTAACTAATGCCACATAACGGGTCTGCAACATCGAGAGGGTTTGCATAAAGATGAAGTAAGTGCCTGCTGCGCTCCAAATGTCAATCAGAGTGACGTTGGTGCTCGTACTTTCATCTTTATGAAGGTGGGGGCTCGCGCTCTCATTGACATTCTGAATGGAAGTCCGCGCCTTTGCTATACATACGTGTGCAGTCCAAGCACATCAGAGCCAACCAACGCAGCACATAGCCGTTTATTGATAACATTATAACAACAATTGCATATGGACAGGGTGCGAATTATAGGGGGAGATCTAACTCAGCTAAAAGCTTTAACATACTTAACGAGGATATGTCAAAACAAACCACTGGGCGACATAATCGTTGTAACGGGGTTGTTTCAGCAGGGTAATAAACACGAACCACTGGCTGATCAATCGATTTATTACAGATTTAGAAACCAAATTTTGACAAAAAACttgattatttctttttaatttgtaagAGGGCGCCAAAATAGAGTTGTTGCGCAAGATAACTCCTtctttaaactgctttaaaaGCTGACCTCGTTGAAAGCATGTATAGCTACTAATTCGGATTCCGCGTGTGAACTATTAATTCATATGCTCTCTCATGCGCGTAATGAAATTAAtgcaacattttctttttaagttgCACTTGTCGCCGATGCGCGTTATCCCACAGTCCTCCCATAATCGGTGGGCATCGGTCGACGCGCGTCTGGGGTTCATGTTTATGTCTGTCAGGTTTCCGATTGGGCGCCGTGTGGATGTGTGATGAGCATTCGCGCACCGTGGGCGGGAACAGTCATGTTTATATACCACAGTACGCTTGCCGCGGGCGGGAGGAGCGGATCGAGTGCGAGAAGACGCGCGGCGCGGAGCTTGTGGAGGAGGCGCGGCTTCCACTGCCCCTCCGCCGAAGCAGCTGTATGGACGACCACCTCAGCCTCCTCCACTCGCCACCGCCTTCCTCGAGCAAGCACAGGGGTAACAACCTCGTGAACCACGGCTACACCGAAGACATCATGACAATTGTTGCATGCGACAACATGCTGGAGGAGTCGGCGGCGCTGCCCGGGCACCACTCTCTGGAGCGCTACGAGCAAGACCACGAGTGCTGCGAGAGAGTTGTCATCAACATCTCAGGTTTGCGCTTCGAGACGCAGCTCAAAACCCTGTCCCAGTTCCCTGAGACTTTACTTGGGGACCCCAAGAAGAGAATGCGCTACTTTGACCCCCTCAGAAACGAATATTTCTTTGACAGGAATCGGCCGAGCTTCGATGCCATCTTGTATTATTACCAATCCGGAGGGCGCATACGGAGACCCGTGAACGTTCCCATAGACATTTTCTCCGAGGAGATACGCTTCTACGAGCTCGGGgaggaggccatggagaaatttCGAGAAGATGAGGGCTTTATAAAGGATGAGGTGCGTCCGTTGCCATCTAATGAGTTTCAGCGACAGGTGTGGCTGCTGTTTGAGTACCCGGAGAGCTCGGGTCCAGCCAGGGGCATCGCGATCGTCTCGGTGCTGGTCATTTTGATATCCATCGTCATCTTCTGTCTGGAAACGCTACCCGAGTTCCGGGACGACAGGGACCCGACAACGGTCGCGCCGCTGGCGAACGGAACTCTCCCGTTCTTCACCAGTCCCTTCTCTGACCCGTTCTTCGTGGTGGAGACTCTGTGCATCATCTGGTTCTCCTTTGAGCTGCTCGTGCGTTTCTTCGCGTGCCCCAGCAAAGCCACGTTCTCCAAGAACATCATGAACATCATTGACATCGTGGCGATCATACCATATTTCATCACTTTAGGGACCGAGCTCGCGGAAAGGCAAGGCAACGGCCAGCAGGCGATGTCCTTGGCCATTCTCCGGGTCATCAGACTGGTGCGCGTGTTTCGGATTTTCAAACTCTCGCGGCACTCGAAAGGGCTCCAGATTCTGGGGCAAACACTCAAAGCCAGCATGCGAGAGCTGGGCTTGCTGATCTTCTTTCTCTTCATCGGGGTCATCTTATTCTCGAGCGCTGTGTACTTCGCCGAGGCGGATGATCCCGACTCGGGCTTCAGCAGCATCCCTGATGCGTTCTGGTGGGCGGTGGTAACCATGACGACCGTGGGGTACGGCGACATGCACCCGGTCACCATAGGGGGCAAAATCGTCGGGTCCCTGTGTGCGATCGCGGGCGTGTTAACCATCGCTTTGCCAGTGCCAGTCATCGTGTCCAACTTCAACTACTTCTACCACCGAGAGACTGAGGGCGAGGAGCAGGCGCAGTACCTCCACGTCGGCAGCTGCCAGCCTCTGTCCTCCTCCGAGGAGCTAAAGAAGACCCGGAGCACGTCCTCGCTCAGCAAGTCGGAGTACATGGTcatcgaggagggagcctttaaGCAGCCCAACTTCCCCGCTCAGAACAACCAGAACTGCGTGAACATTAAAAAGATGTTCACAGACGTTTAGGCTGATGATGGCACGCTGGAGGTTCGTGTCATGACAGCCAAGTGCTGCTGCGTGTGTCGCCCTCCATTTCCACGACGCAGAGGAACTGGTTACGTATTTAGTCTCATGCAGTGTTTATCACCTGTTTAATTTGAACCATTTTACTGTGAGGAGGAAGCCGCTATCGGCTTTCCGTCCGTTTGCTGTCTTTAGGGTACGTTCATTCATATAGGCAATATGTGACATCCGTGTGGCAAGCTGCTTTAACATCTATTCCTTAAAACTAACTAGTACCTGTTATTATTTTACTAGTAATTTTGATTACAATTAAGTAATCCAGCACAGCTTTCAGTTGCTATTTTAACtattttcagatattttatttaaaaaaaaatgtactggtaATTTTTTGTCAggatattattctttaatttttatggaaattttatttaatcctaaaacacaatgcaatgcattgtgaagtgaaaacacaatgcaatgtgtgtgtgtgtgtgtgtgtatatatatatatatatatatatatatatagcctacacgcatacacacacacacacacacacacacacacacacacacacacacacaataattccttaatacattaaaacaatacGTCACGCCATATGTTTACAGTTGGTAATTACAAGAAACACTTaattaaacatgattttttttcaagTAGAAAGACTTAAAtagtattttctaaaaaaaaaaaaaaatgtaaatacctAATTTCTCTCCAAAATAAGtgctttatttttatgtatttaatattattattatccacaGTGCAATAGTGATTATTTCATTGTTACTggtaacacttttttttgtcattgaatTCTGTTGGGTTAACAACTATATCAACTATTCACTTCCAACtagttacattttgtttttataattgtttttatttaaaatgtttattgtacTTTATCTATGCAGTAGCAATGATCTAATATATACAATGATGTAGTGTAAGACATATTACATAGGCCTACTGTTGGAATATATATTTGTGCCTCATAAAAAAGTACTAATATCTAAAAAAGATGTACTAAACTGGAATAAATACCAGCAACAATTAGAAATATGGAAGTGAACAGTTAATTTCAGTACCACAAAACCACATAAAattcaatcacaaaaaaaaaaatattccagaaACAGTCAAGTAACTTGTAACTTCTGGAATGGTGACAGGTAGTGAAAGTAAGTACTAGGGAATCATTTTCAAGTCAAATTGAAAAGATGCCAGTCACTACTGAATGACTTTATTActctaaataaacaaataacatatACTGCCCTACAAAGGCAAAAGACCTTAACTGGTTAGAGTGTGAAACTGAgaaaaatgaatttaaagtaTTTTACTTGTCCAGCCAAATTAATCATAGGCAGGACACTGGTAATTTAACAATTATatgttttagtaatgaaaatTATCTACATAAAAGAAAATTGAGCTCaaacttgatttttttcccctattTTGAAGTTTATGTATTCTGACTTCGCATTGTCTACAAAATGTGAGAAGTCACACCAAGGCAAAAGGCAGTAACTTCCACATTATCAATATTTGGTTGCTGATCACCATTAACAAAATCGTTATGGTAACACCAGTATAAAATCTAGTGATCATGGCTGTCTCATATAGGATATTGCATATAGTAATATGACTGTattaaggttgttgtttttttctgaccGTAACAAGCAGACTAAAAGTTAAACATGAGTGGATGCCGTGGATACCAATTTATTTGCTAAGAATGCTAGGCATAGCATAATTGCTTTTATATTGATTTGTATGAAATGGCCTAATCTAAAAGAGTGACTCGTGGTTTGAAGAGAACGCCTTCAAGCAGGAATAATGCTCATAATGTTCGTGGATTAAACATCTCCGATGATGTTCATCGCCATGGATTGATTTTATTGAGTAAAGAAAAGGTAGGATATGGATTTAATTGCAAACTGTTAGAAGGCTACTGATTTTATGATTGATCATGCTAGCTACAGCATGCGAGTCCACACCCATCCAACTAGAAGTGACAGCCTGGTGAATAATCtgcattataaaaagaaaaaaaaaatctttaaaggtTATTCATGATTACATATTGCTGCCAAGGTATCTTGTCTTTACAGTGCTTTGTTGTATGGAGCTGTTTGGTAGATCACGATCTATCTAATTTGTTTGTCTACACTGTAATTAAAATGTGCCAGACTGGAATGGACAGTAAAATAAAGGCAGACCAGCGTATAACTCTAAACTGGCACGTAACTTCATTTTGATGTGCAGTTAAACAAAGGCAGGATGCCGTAACTCAATTTGAGCGTTCCAAACAAAGTGAAAGAGAGGTAACTGGTGTTATACGGTGTTCTGCCTTGGTTTCTCTGGGACTTTTCGAAGTTACGCTTGAGACGTCCCATTAGTTTCTTggagaaaaaactaaattaattcaaGATACTTATACACATGAAAAAGGATGTATAAGaatgttccaaaaatatcaataactcattttcGACTAAAAACAGTCACGCTCTTTTGCCTTTGCATGGCAGTATTGCTCATGGGAaaatgttaaaacggcttgccaCAAAGTCAATATTTTGTCAATGACAAGTAAATAGCTATTCTATTCAAATGCACTCATTGCATTGCATAGTCTACTTTGACATTGCTGCAAACTTTGCCCAGTTAAAGGAGTTTTTACCAAAATTAGAGGTAGCCCATTTAAAGGCATTGTGTATTTTCTTCCATTATGGACAAGTGTCTCTCAGATAACATATCACTTGTTGGAATACGTGTCTTAAATGACTAATTTTGTGTGCTTCTATTGTGTATCGTTGTCTTGTCAAGAGCCTGTTCCATATCAACAACCAGTGAAGGATGCATAAGATGCTATATGTGAACTTTTTCTCAGTTTGTGCTACTATTCGTGCATAGTTCAAAGATCTTAAATGGTTCTGATTCGAGCACAAATTCAGAGACTTACTAAACTCACTGAAGGCAAGGGAAAGATCAGAGACTGAAAACGCTTTCGACTGGATACTTCTAATCACGTTCGAGCTATGCAGTCTCCATAGCAACGATAGGTTCCTCAGTAACCCGCTTTTGTTgccatgcctttttttttttttttgccagaatgTTTTGAAGTCTGGCTGAAGATTCGCAGTGTTGCTGGATTTTGTAAACTGGTTAACATGGATTCACTCATCTAACCAGAGGGCCATAACAACGACAATACAACAGAGAAATTGTTCTGAACTATCTCCAGAAGACCCGAACTATTAAGCCACACTGTGGGATAAAGTGCAATACATGTGTCCAGCAGGCACAGACTGAAGTGTATAATGAATGGATGTGATACACTGATCTTTCACAAGGGGATGCTGTATCTTCACCAAACGCTTCCCGCCATCTCTATTCTCCCACAGGATGGACATCCCGCTTTGTCTTAACTAAGAGGTGAATCCTACAGCACATTGATTATTCTCAGTcatattaattcatattaattaattCACACTCAATTTTAGATCATAAATATAGCCTAATTATGACAAAATAGTACTTTAGTTAATACTTTTTGTTCGCAGGTATGTGTTGGTTTCTACTGCTTGCATTAATTTAGTTTTGGCTTATTTCtcattgtttaattttttcaCGAACACTGGTGGTTTccatttttagcactttaaagACATTTAAGATATGAGATGCAAATCTGGTGAGGTTGTATGTTAGGTATGGTATTACACACTAAACAATTGCCTTTTAATTGCTGTTTTATCCAAGCATGTGCTGTAAGAGAGAACAAACTGCCCCACCTAAGATCACCTTGAGTTGACATTGATTTGAAAAGTGTCAGTGATGTCACGACTATTGCAGTGCTGCCACCTTGTGGCTCAGAACAATACAGTGGCCTTAATTGCTTCATGACAGTCCATTCTGAGCAACTGTCCAATTCTTAAATAACTGAAATCTATATAATCTGTTAAGTATCtgtaatgtacattttattttattttattttttacatatctttaaattcgttttttaatttttagattttccattttcattttagttcagttttaataagttttatttgtttttgttgtattaaaTTTGTTCATATAATttgttatttcagtttaagtttagtgaatcaatttaaaataaataaaaaaggaattatTGCATGCAACTAGCTTAAAATGAGTTCAAATTTTATAATAAGCATTTTTATa encodes the following:
- the LOC132117913 gene encoding potassium voltage-gated channel subfamily A member 1, coding for MCDEHSRTVGGNSHVYIPQYACRGREERIECEKTRGAELVEEARLPLPLRRSSCMDDHLSLLHSPPPSSSKHRGNNLVNHGYTEDIMTIVACDNMLEESAALPGHHSLERYEQDHECCERVVINISGLRFETQLKTLSQFPETLLGDPKKRMRYFDPLRNEYFFDRNRPSFDAILYYYQSGGRIRRPVNVPIDIFSEEIRFYELGEEAMEKFREDEGFIKDEVRPLPSNEFQRQVWLLFEYPESSGPARGIAIVSVLVILISIVIFCLETLPEFRDDRDPTTVAPLANGTLPFFTSPFSDPFFVVETLCIIWFSFELLVRFFACPSKATFSKNIMNIIDIVAIIPYFITLGTELAERQGNGQQAMSLAILRVIRLVRVFRIFKLSRHSKGLQILGQTLKASMRELGLLIFFLFIGVILFSSAVYFAEADDPDSGFSSIPDAFWWAVVTMTTVGYGDMHPVTIGGKIVGSLCAIAGVLTIALPVPVIVSNFNYFYHRETEGEEQAQYLHVGSCQPLSSSEELKKTRSTSSLSKSEYMVIEEGAFKQPNFPAQNNQNCVNIKKMFTDV